A stretch of the Aegilops tauschii subsp. strangulata cultivar AL8/78 chromosome 4, Aet v6.0, whole genome shotgun sequence genome encodes the following:
- the LOC109740352 gene encoding flavonoid 3',5'-hydroxylase 1: MELGSSATMSRELVVLAFTYVLVHYLTGVILRSKRASLPLPPGPRGYPVVGALPLLGRAPHRALAALARLHGPIMHLTLGRQGLVVASTPESARLLLKDHGGSFLDRPVDDAGPMVLAYGAQDLVFAPYGPKWRRLRRECSAGLLGPKALADWADTRHEEVGRMVRAMSRRGEALEVPEFLFAAMANMIGQAVVGRRVLDEAGGEATREFKEMVVELMTTAGLVNIGDFVPAVAWMDLQGLGRRMRRLTTRLDRAWSRLLSDHEVAMANRKQDGSRRTDLVDRLIACRDHAEDVGDGVTDLNIKAVLNNLFTAGTDTSSSTIEWALTEMLVNSAILQQAQAEMDEVVGRDRLLQESDIRHLPYLRAICKETFRKHPSTPLNLPRISTEPCKVQGYHIPKGTRLVVNIWAIGRDPAVWPEPERFDPGRFMTEEGRKVEPMGSHFQLIPFGAGRRMCAGARMGVALNI, encoded by the exons ATGGAGTTGGGTAGTAGTGCTACCATGTCTCGAGAGCTGGTCGTCCTAGCGTTCACGTACGTGCTTGTCCACTATCTCACAGGGGTCATTCTCCGGAGCAAACGGGCGTCGCTGCCTTTGCCACCCGGCCCGCGAGGCTACCCGGTGGTTGGGGCGCTGCCCCTGCTGGGCCGGGCGCCGCACCGAGCACTCGCAGCCCTGGCTAGGCTGCACGGCCCCATCATGCACCTGACCCTTGGAAGGCAAGGCCTCGTGGTCGCTTCCACGCCGGAGTCGGCGCGCCTCCTGCTCAAGGACCACGGCGGCAGCTTCCTCGACCGCCCGGTGGACGACGCCGGGCCCATGGTGCTGGCGTACGGCGCCCAGGACCTTGTTTTCGCGCCCTATGGCCCCAAGTGGCGCCGCCTGCGCCGGGAGTGCAGCGCGGGCCTCCTTGGCCCCAAGGCGCTCGCCGACTGGGCCGACACGCGTCACGAGGAGGTCGGCCGTATGGTCCGTGCGATGAGCCGGCGGGGCGAGGCGTTGGAGGTGCCGGAGTTCCTGTTCGCCGCAATGGCAAACATGATTGGGCAGGCGGTGGTGGGTCGGCGAGTGCTCGACGAGGCTGGCGGCGAGGCCACGAGGGAGTTCAAGGAGATGGTGGTGGAGCTGATGACCACGGCGGGGCTGGTGAACATCGGCGACTTTGTGCCGGCGGTAGCGTGGATGGACCTGCAGGGGCTCGGCCGGAGGATGCGGCGGCTAACGACGAGGCTGGACAGGGCCTGGAGCCGGTTGCTGTCCGATCACGAGGTGGCCATGGCTAACAGGAAGCAAGACGGGAGCCGCCGTACAGACCTAGTTGACCGGCTGATCGCATGTCGTGACCATGCCGAGGACGTGGGGGACGGCGTCACAGACCTCAACATCAAAGCTGTACTTAAC AACCTGTTCACGGCGGGGACGGACACTTCGTCGAGCACAATCGAGTGGGCGCTGACCGAAATGCTGGTGAACTCGGCGATACTACAACAGGCGCAGGCGGAGATGGACGAGGTGGTAGGCCGAGATCGGCTACTCCAGGAATCCGACATCCGGCACCTCCCCTACCTCCGTGCCATCTGCAAGGAGACCTTCCGCAAGCACCCCTCCACACCACTCAACCTCCCCCGTATCTCCACCGAGCCATGTAAAGTGCAGGG GTACCATATCCCCAAGGGCACGAGGTTGGTCGTGAACATATGGGCGATCGGGCGGGACCCGGCGGTGTGGCCCGAGCCGGAGAGGTTCGACCCTGGGAGGTTCATGACCGAGGAGGGGAGGAAGGTGGAGCCCATGGGGAGTCACTTCCAACTGATCCCGTTTGGCGCGGGCCGAAGGATGTGCGCGGGGGCGCGCATGGGAGTGGCATTGAACATATAA